A genomic window from Lycium barbarum isolate Lr01 chromosome 4, ASM1917538v2, whole genome shotgun sequence includes:
- the LOC132635750 gene encoding F-box only protein 13: MASRRNLKRKSPEKYEEDGAFVFPLDELNQDLLERVLSWLPTSTFLSLSSVCKRWKSAATSPVFHSACSQIPTREPWFYMVDSSQSSHFKNQQQFVYDSAEMKWKFLNSPSNFLEEKQQNESNLSNFLPVAASSGLLCFHNEENGEFLISNPVTSSFRKLPSLDYSNNTLCAIGMYSTQESYKVYLIFGETPNLSFRVYNSTTNTWEDSQVLSRKPSQSFSPDDDDEEEDSQMLYFLSKCGNVVATEIQKTPCKQYSSITTTKDRQEILCFLNSSGKVVVCNFAEKHFFEYPRLLPLHNEYSIDLVECGGEIFVVVLSEFLETASLRIWKFDEKEWTWNQVFAMPAAISHEFYGKKLDINCSGSGEQLFVCISNSFDESCRYFLCNLAGNEWTELPACYRKFSCAFSFQPRIEASV; encoded by the coding sequence ATGGCCTCTAGGAGAAATCTGAAGAGGAAATCACCAGAGAAATATGAAGAAGATGGAGCTTTTGTTTTCCCACTGGATGAACTTAATCAAGATCTTCTTGAAAGAGTTCTTTCATGGCTACCAACTTCAACTTTTCTCAGCCTAAGTTCAGTCTGCAAGAGATGGAAATCTGCTGCTACTTCACCTGTTTTCCACTCTGCTTGCTCTCAAATTCCAACCAGAGAACCCTGGTTTTACATGGTTGATTCTTCACAATCTTCTCACTTCAAGAATCAACAACAGTTTGTGTATGATTCTGCTGAGATGAAATGGAAATTCCTTAACAGCCCATCTAACTTTCTTGAAGAAAAACAGCAAAATGAGTCAAATTTATCAAATTTCCTCCCTGTTGCTGCTTCTAGTGGACTCCTCTGTTTTCATAATGAAGAAAATGGTGAATTTCTCATATCCAATCCTGTTACTTCCTCATTTCGAAAGCTCCCTTCGTTGGATTATTCCAATAATACCCTTTGTGCCATTGGAATGTATTCCACTCAAGAATCATACAAAGTTTACCTAATTTTTGGAGAAACACCAAATCTTTCCTTCAGAGTATACAATTCAACCACAAATACCTGGGAGGACTCTCAAGTTCTTAGTAGAAAACCTTCTCAATCATTCAGtcctgatgatgatgatgaagaagaagatagCCAAATGCTCTATTTCTTGAGTAAATGTGGGAATGTAGTAGCAACTGAAATACAAAAAACCCCATGTAAACAGTACTCTTCAATAACCACCACAAAAGACCGTCAAGAAATCCTCTGTTTCTTGAACTCTTCTGGGAAAGTGGTTGTTTGCAATTTTGCTGAGAAGCACTTTTTTGAGTACCCAAGATTGCTCCCACTTCATAATGAGTATTCAATTGATTTAGTTGAATGTGGAGGAGAGATTTTTGTGGTTGTGTTATCTGAATTCTTGGAAACTGCAAGCCTTAGAATATGGAAATTTGATGAAAAAGAGTGGACTTGGAATCAGGTTTTTGCAATGCCAGCAGCAATTTCACATGAATTTTATGGCAAGAAATTGGATATCAATTGCAGTGGTTCTGGTGAACAATTATTTGTCTGCATTTCTAATTCTTTTGATGAGAGTTGTAGGTATTTCTTGTGCAATTTGGCTGGAAATGAATGGACTGAATTGCCTGCTTGTTATAGGAAATTCAGTTGTGCATTCTCTTTTCAGCCTAGGATTGAAGCTTCTGTGTGA